In Halobaculum rubrum, the following are encoded in one genomic region:
- a CDS encoding DUF7533 family protein encodes MALGILEQVGLAATLIFALPVAVYGIQTVLNGDTVFGTVALVIAVLMVVLPRRLTSPDDVPAKAAETAVGAVVDEPDDADER; translated from the coding sequence GTGGCGCTCGGCATCCTCGAACAGGTCGGACTCGCGGCGACGCTGATCTTCGCGCTCCCGGTCGCCGTCTACGGGATCCAGACCGTCCTCAACGGCGACACCGTGTTCGGCACGGTAGCGCTGGTGATCGCGGTCCTGATGGTCGTGTTGCCCCGTCGACTCACGAGCCCAGACGACGTGCCGGCGAAGGCGGCCGAGACGGCCGTCGGCGCCGTGGTCGACGAGCCCGACGACGCCGACGAGCGATAG
- a CDS encoding riboflavin synthase — protein sequence MFTGIVETAGEVVGREETPDGLRLRVAAGGLDDLHHGQSIAVSGVCLTVEEFGERDDDRSWFSVFLAAETVAKTYLDDLREGDAVNIERALAADGRFDGHVVQGHVDTTAEITGIERVGEDWRFTFSVPEGFDRYVVDKGSVALDGISLTVAEKRDGEFDAAIIPTTYELTNLGEKAVGDPVHVEVDVVAKYVEEMLAGYAESLVEAPESAPSADD from the coding sequence ATGTTCACCGGAATCGTGGAGACCGCGGGCGAGGTGGTCGGGCGCGAGGAGACGCCCGACGGGCTCCGCCTGCGCGTCGCGGCCGGCGGGCTCGACGACCTCCACCACGGGCAGTCGATCGCCGTCAGCGGCGTCTGTCTCACCGTCGAGGAGTTCGGCGAGCGCGACGACGACCGCTCGTGGTTCTCCGTGTTCCTCGCCGCCGAGACGGTCGCGAAGACGTACCTCGACGACCTGCGCGAGGGCGACGCGGTCAACATCGAGCGCGCGCTCGCCGCGGACGGCCGCTTCGACGGCCACGTGGTGCAGGGCCACGTCGACACCACAGCCGAGATCACCGGGATCGAGCGCGTGGGCGAGGACTGGCGGTTTACCTTCTCGGTCCCCGAGGGGTTCGACCGCTACGTCGTCGACAAGGGCTCGGTCGCGCTCGACGGGATCTCGCTGACGGTCGCGGAGAAGCGCGACGGCGAGTTCGACGCCGCGATCATCCCGACGACGTACGAGTTGACGAACCTCGGCGAGAAAGCGGTCGGCGACCCGGTGCACGTCGAGGTCGACGTGGTCGCGAAGTACGTCGAGGAGATGCTGGCGGGGTACGCGGAGTCGCTGGTGGAGGCGCCGGAGTCGGCGCCGTCGGCGGACGACTAG
- a CDS encoding DUF502 domain-containing protein, with protein sequence MDTIARLRSSFVAGLFVVLPLAVTLFVLDWAVDRLTVTLAPLVSGTGLAEVAGNEALATALAIGFVALVITLVGFVASHEAGRRLFGGFERGVRLLPVIRAVYFGVRQVSESLATPGDGFDRVVVAEFPHDGTWSIGFVTNPAPRSVRRAAGEELMTVFFPHSPNPTAGKLVMIHPDDYAEIDMSVARGLRLLVTTGLSVDDPDRLPAAVSTAE encoded by the coding sequence ATGGACACGATCGCGCGGCTGCGTTCGAGCTTCGTCGCGGGGTTGTTCGTCGTGCTCCCGTTGGCGGTGACGCTGTTCGTTCTCGACTGGGCGGTCGACCGGCTCACCGTCACGCTCGCGCCGCTCGTGAGCGGCACGGGTCTCGCCGAGGTGGCGGGCAACGAGGCGCTCGCGACGGCGCTGGCGATCGGGTTCGTCGCGCTGGTGATCACCCTCGTCGGCTTCGTCGCCTCCCACGAGGCGGGGCGACGGCTGTTCGGCGGGTTCGAGCGGGGCGTTCGGCTCCTGCCGGTGATCCGGGCGGTGTACTTCGGCGTCCGGCAGGTGAGCGAGTCGCTGGCGACGCCCGGCGACGGCTTCGACCGAGTCGTCGTCGCGGAGTTCCCCCACGACGGCACGTGGTCGATCGGGTTCGTCACGAACCCCGCCCCGCGGAGCGTCCGCCGGGCGGCCGGCGAGGAGCTGATGACCGTCTTCTTCCCGCACAGCCCCAACCCGACCGCGGGGAAGCTCGTGATGATCCACCCCGACGACTACGCGGAGATCGACATGAGCGTCGCGCGCGGCCTCCGGCTGCTCGTCACGACCGGGCTGTCGGTCGACGATCCGGACCGGCTCCCCGCGGCGGTCTCAACGGCCGAGTGA
- a CDS encoding gamma-glutamylcyclotransferase family protein — MDVFVYGTLTEPARVRELLDSFAFAGAARLEGLRVVEGRYPTLAPPVEDDSSDRVGDDGLGDDAAVGGRLLRTDEIAALDAYERVDDGLYVRVSVPLIRPDGDPQGEAAVYVGDPERLDAPAAWPGNGPFEARVARTVRDRGVTVRIQPQS, encoded by the coding sequence ATGGACGTGTTCGTGTACGGCACGCTGACGGAGCCCGCCCGGGTGCGCGAGCTGCTCGACTCGTTCGCGTTCGCCGGCGCCGCGAGGCTGGAGGGGTTGCGCGTCGTCGAAGGTCGCTACCCGACGCTCGCACCGCCGGTCGAGGACGACAGCAGCGACCGCGTCGGCGACGACGGTCTCGGCGACGACGCGGCGGTCGGCGGTCGGCTGTTGCGCACCGACGAGATCGCGGCGCTCGACGCGTACGAGCGCGTCGACGACGGGCTGTACGTACGGGTCTCGGTTCCACTTATCCGTCCCGACGGCGACCCACAGGGCGAGGCCGCGGTGTACGTCGGCGACCCCGAGCGGCTCGACGCGCCGGCGGCGTGGCCGGGGAACGGACCCTTCGAGGCGCGAGTCGCGCGCACGGTCCGTGACCGCGGCGTCACGGTACGGATACAGCCGCAAAGTTGA
- a CDS encoding Rid family detoxifying hydrolase: MKRVVSTDEAPAAVGAYSQATTNGDLLFTAGQIPLTPDGELRDDAPIAEQTELALDNLLAIVEEAGGGASDVLKTTVFLADIDDFEEMNETYATYFDAEPPARSAVQAGALPKGVGVEIEAVVDVS; the protein is encoded by the coding sequence ATGAAGCGTGTGGTCTCCACCGACGAGGCGCCGGCCGCGGTCGGCGCGTACAGCCAGGCGACGACGAACGGCGACCTCCTGTTCACGGCGGGGCAGATCCCGCTCACGCCGGACGGCGAGTTGCGGGACGACGCGCCGATCGCCGAGCAGACCGAGCTCGCGCTCGACAACCTCCTCGCGATCGTGGAGGAGGCCGGGGGCGGCGCCTCGGACGTGCTGAAGACGACGGTGTTCCTCGCGGACATCGACGACTTCGAGGAGATGAACGAGACGTACGCCACCTACTTCGATGCGGAGCCACCGGCGCGCTCGGCGGTGCAGGCGGGCGCGCTCCCGAAGGGCGTCGGCGTCGAGATCGAGGCGGTCGTCGACGTGTCGTAG
- a CDS encoding M24 family metallopeptidase codes for MPAQRDGPASGSADALDTDDAPLAAELADRDAVGLVAVGDRFDDDIRWLTRFSGPDRDYAFVATPASDADPDTNEGTDGVHATLCAPALFDEQARREFPGDAVRVDDQGDPAGVRAAAALADRGVESGTVLVPRGIPHDAAVYLERAGYEVASTDAVARARETKTDAEVGRLRRVQRAAIRGIARAEAILAEATVDPDADDGAGAVRWNGGVLSTERLRRQVNEVLAAHGVRDAGNTVIGAGATAADLHYTGTDVIRPGETVLLDVSPRGPDGYYGDVTRTFAVDPDGGWERRAYLAVEAAREAALEEVAAGVPASTVHEEAAAELAAHGFRVDSPEVGFTHSTGHGVGISLHEGPSLGGDDELAAGNVVTIEPGVYDPEEGGVRLEDLIVVTADGFEFLGEYPFSLVPRDRE; via the coding sequence ATGCCCGCACAGCGAGACGGCCCCGCGTCCGGATCCGCCGACGCGCTCGACACCGACGACGCGCCGCTCGCGGCCGAACTCGCTGACCGCGACGCCGTCGGACTGGTCGCCGTCGGCGACCGCTTCGACGACGACATCCGGTGGCTGACCCGATTCTCCGGTCCGGACCGCGACTACGCGTTCGTGGCGACTCCCGCGAGCGATGCGGATCCGGACACGAACGAGGGTACGGACGGCGTCCACGCCACCCTGTGTGCGCCCGCGCTGTTCGACGAACAGGCGCGCCGGGAGTTCCCCGGCGACGCCGTCCGCGTCGACGACCAGGGCGATCCGGCTGGCGTTCGCGCCGCCGCCGCGCTCGCCGACCGCGGCGTGGAGTCGGGCACCGTGCTCGTCCCACGGGGGATCCCCCACGACGCGGCGGTGTACCTCGAACGGGCGGGCTACGAGGTCGCCTCGACCGACGCGGTCGCACGCGCCCGCGAGACGAAGACCGACGCGGAGGTCGGCCGACTGCGCCGCGTCCAGCGCGCGGCGATCCGCGGGATCGCCCGCGCCGAGGCGATCCTCGCCGAGGCGACCGTCGACCCCGATGCGGACGACGGCGCCGGCGCGGTGCGCTGGAACGGCGGCGTGCTCTCGACCGAGCGCCTCCGACGACAGGTGAACGAGGTGCTCGCGGCCCACGGGGTCCGCGACGCCGGCAACACCGTGATCGGCGCGGGCGCGACGGCCGCCGACCTTCACTACACCGGCACGGACGTGATCCGCCCGGGCGAGACGGTGCTGCTCGACGTGTCGCCACGTGGCCCGGACGGCTACTACGGCGACGTGACGCGGACGTTCGCGGTCGACCCCGACGGCGGCTGGGAGCGCCGAGCGTACCTCGCGGTCGAGGCGGCCCGGGAGGCCGCACTGGAGGAGGTCGCCGCGGGCGTCCCGGCCTCGACCGTCCACGAGGAGGCCGCCGCCGAACTCGCGGCCCACGGCTTCCGCGTCGACTCCCCCGAGGTGGGATTCACCCACTCGACGGGCCACGGCGTCGGCATCTCGCTCCACGAGGGGCCGTCGCTGGGGGGCGACGACGAACTGGCGGCCGGGAACGTGGTCACGATCGAGCCGGGCGTGTACGACCCCGAGGAGGGCGGCGTCCGCCTCGAGGACCTGATCGTCGTCACCGCCGACGGGTTCGAGTTCCTCGGCGAGTACCCGTTCTCGCTGGTGCCGCGCGACCGCGAGTAG
- the ilvA gene encoding threonine ammonia-lyase codes for MLDYEDVLAAREHVEQVAVRTPLNYSHSFSELTGAEINLKLENTQRTGAFKIRGAMNRIAALSEAERDRGVVTASAGNHAQGVALAATRAGVDSTIVMPKYAPVSKVEATKRYGGDVVLHGIDYDEAQAHAHELEREEDRVYVHAFEDERVMAGQGTIGLEIADQCPEVDTVVVPIGGGGLISGVATALKGALDDVRVVGVQAAGADSAARSVREGERVELEGVDTVADGIAVREVGEHTFPYIRERVDEVVTVDDEAIAETLTLLLERSKTVVEGAGAVALAAVLEERFDYGDGEVIVPALCGGNIDMNTLITVILRGLVRMGRYLKVSLELKDRPGELERVASIIAREDANVYALTHDRTSRDIAVDAADLEIELETHGHEHAAEVVAALEEAGYEVDVEA; via the coding sequence ATGCTCGACTACGAGGACGTGCTCGCCGCCCGCGAGCACGTCGAACAGGTCGCGGTACGGACGCCTCTAAACTACTCGCACAGTTTCTCGGAGCTGACTGGGGCGGAGATCAACCTGAAACTGGAGAACACCCAGCGGACCGGTGCGTTCAAGATCCGCGGCGCGATGAACCGCATCGCCGCCCTCTCCGAGGCGGAACGCGATCGGGGGGTCGTCACCGCCAGCGCCGGCAACCACGCGCAGGGGGTCGCGCTGGCGGCGACGCGGGCCGGCGTCGACTCGACCATCGTGATGCCGAAGTACGCGCCGGTCTCGAAGGTCGAGGCGACCAAACGCTACGGCGGCGACGTCGTCCTCCACGGCATCGACTACGACGAGGCGCAGGCGCACGCCCACGAGCTCGAACGCGAGGAGGACAGGGTGTACGTCCACGCCTTCGAGGACGAGCGCGTGATGGCCGGGCAGGGGACGATCGGCTTGGAGATCGCCGACCAGTGCCCCGAGGTGGACACGGTCGTCGTCCCCATCGGCGGCGGCGGGCTGATATCGGGGGTGGCGACGGCGCTGAAGGGCGCGCTCGACGACGTGCGCGTCGTCGGCGTGCAGGCGGCCGGTGCCGACTCGGCGGCCCGTTCCGTGCGCGAGGGCGAGCGAGTCGAACTGGAGGGCGTCGACACGGTCGCCGACGGCATCGCGGTTCGCGAGGTCGGCGAGCACACGTTCCCGTACATCCGCGAGCGCGTCGACGAGGTCGTCACCGTCGACGACGAGGCGATCGCCGAGACGCTCACCCTCCTTCTGGAGCGCTCGAAGACCGTCGTCGAGGGGGCGGGCGCGGTGGCGCTTGCGGCGGTGCTGGAGGAGCGGTTCGACTACGGGGACGGGGAGGTGATCGTCCCGGCGCTGTGTGGCGGGAACATCGACATGAACACGCTGATCACGGTGATCCTCCGCGGGCTCGTGCGAATGGGCCGGTACCTCAAGGTCTCGCTGGAGCTGAAGGACCGCCCCGGCGAGTTGGAGCGTGTCGCGAGCATCATCGCCCGCGAGGACGCGAACGTGTACGCGCTGACCCACGACCGCACCTCCCGCGACATCGCCGTCGACGCCGCGGACCTGGAGATCGAGTTGGAGACCCACGGACACGAGCACGCCGCGGAGGTCGTCGCCGCGCTGGAGGAGGCGGGCTACGAGGTCGATGTGGAGGCCTGA